The following proteins are encoded in a genomic region of Arachis stenosperma cultivar V10309 chromosome 4, arast.V10309.gnm1.PFL2, whole genome shotgun sequence:
- the LOC130974992 gene encoding uncharacterized protein LOC130974992: MDYERAGAERKLQLQELENLRLEAYENSRLYKEKVKAVHDKNIKRREFQLEDLVLLYNSRMRLMPGKLRSRWDGPYRVERVEPYGVFHLSHPSSSELIKVNGIRLKLFHSEKMMRNQELEIFLLEDPTTADD; this comes from the coding sequence atggaCTATGAGAGAGCCGGAGCTGAacggaagttgcaactgcaagaattaGAGAACCTTCGCTTAGAAGCTTATGAAAACTCTAGGCTGTATAAAGAGAAAGTGAAGGCTGTGCATGACAAGAATATCAAGAGAAGAGAATTCCAACTTGAGGACTTAGTACTCCTTTACAACTCCAGAATgcggctcatgccaggcaagctgAGATCCAGATGGGATGGTCCCTATCGAGTAGAGAGGGTGGAACCATACGGAGTCTTTCACTTGagccatccttcaagctctgaacttatTAAAGTCAATGGAATTCGCTTGAAGTTATTCCATAGCGAAAAGATGATGAGAAACCAGGAACtggagatcttcctcttggaagatccaACCACAGCAGATgactga